A genomic window from Flavobacterium azooxidireducens includes:
- a CDS encoding SAM hydrolase/SAM-dependent halogenase family protein gives MSIITLTTDYGLKDHFVGALKGKIISEFPDAKIIDISHNVDPFNASEASYIIQASYNSFPKGTVHLIGVDAERNAENEHIAMKWNDHFFVCADNGILSMLSQHIIPEKIVAINIHDRLSQDATDMDVFKTVACHLAKGGSLNVIGKEITALKQITDLQPIVSKDGNSIRGNVIYIDHFGNIVINISKKQFIELGKGRPYEIDIKPRPLKTILPNYSSIAVSDKFPIKYYEGEKLAIFNEAGYLEIAIFRSNAATVGTATSLLGIGYRDTITINFK, from the coding sequence ATGTCAATAATTACGCTTACGACGGACTACGGACTCAAAGACCATTTTGTGGGTGCTTTGAAGGGTAAAATTATATCTGAATTTCCGGATGCCAAAATTATAGACATTTCGCATAACGTCGATCCGTTTAATGCTTCCGAAGCGAGTTACATCATACAGGCTTCGTACAACAGTTTTCCTAAAGGAACTGTTCATTTAATTGGTGTTGACGCCGAACGCAATGCCGAAAACGAACACATTGCCATGAAATGGAATGACCATTTTTTTGTGTGTGCCGATAACGGAATTTTGAGTATGCTATCCCAACATATTATACCAGAAAAAATTGTGGCCATTAACATTCATGATCGCTTATCGCAAGATGCAACCGATATGGATGTATTTAAAACTGTTGCTTGTCATCTGGCAAAAGGAGGCTCATTGAATGTGATTGGTAAAGAAATTACAGCTCTAAAACAAATTACCGATTTACAACCAATTGTGTCTAAAGACGGGAATTCAATCCGTGGAAACGTAATTTATATTGATCATTTTGGAAATATTGTCATTAATATATCTAAAAAACAATTTATTGAATTAGGAAAAGGAAGACCGTATGAAATTGATATTAAGCCAAGACCATTAAAAACAATTTTACCTAATTATTCATCAATTGCTGTTTCAGATAAGTTTCCGATTAAATATTATGAAGGAGAAAAATTGGCCATTTTCAACGAAGCTGGTTATTTAGAAATTGCCATATTTAGAAGTAATGCTGCAACCGTTGGTACAGCAACAAGTTTATTAGGAATTGGTTATCGAGACACCATTACCATTAATTTTAAATAA
- the gldF gene encoding gliding motility-associated ABC transporter permease subunit GldF: MKAILLREIKSFFGSPIGYMVVAIFLILNGLFLWVFEGDFNILNSGFADLNPFFTLAPWILIFLIPAVTMRSFSDEKKQGTIELLLTKPLTSWQIVNGKFIGAFVLIIIALIPTLVYVFVISNYGSPTGSFDLGSTIGSYFGLLFLVASYTSIGLFTSTLSENQIVAFIIAVFLCFLFYFGFEGISILSASFSDFVASLGMDFHYKSISRGVIDTRDVLYFISVTVLFLAATVYQLKSLKN, translated from the coding sequence ATGAAAGCAATTCTTCTACGGGAAATAAAATCATTCTTTGGCTCACCCATTGGTTACATGGTGGTGGCGATATTTTTAATCCTTAACGGACTTTTCCTTTGGGTGTTTGAAGGTGATTTCAATATTTTAAATAGCGGTTTTGCCGATTTGAATCCGTTTTTCACATTAGCTCCTTGGATTTTAATTTTCTTGATTCCCGCAGTAACCATGCGAAGTTTTTCGGATGAAAAGAAACAAGGAACCATTGAATTACTTTTAACAAAGCCATTAACAAGTTGGCAAATTGTAAACGGAAAATTTATTGGAGCATTTGTTTTGATAATTATAGCGTTAATTCCAACGTTGGTGTATGTTTTTGTCATTTCCAATTACGGCTCTCCTACAGGAAGTTTCGATTTAGGAAGCACAATTGGTTCCTATTTTGGTTTACTTTTCTTGGTTGCTTCCTACACTTCTATTGGATTGTTTACCTCTACCCTATCAGAAAATCAAATTGTTGCGTTTATCATCGCTGTATTTTTGTGTTTTCTGTTTTATTTTGGGTTTGAAGGAATTTCAATACTATCCGCTTCTTTTTCAGATTTTGTTGCTTCATTGGGAATGGATTTTCATTACAAAAGCATCAGTCGCGGTGTAATCGATACTCGCGATGTTCTCTATTTTATTAGTGTGACGGTTTTATTTTTGGCAGCAACAGTTTATCAACTTAAATCCCTGAAAAACTAA
- a CDS encoding phosphoribosylaminoimidazolesuccinocarboxamide synthase yields MNTITTTNFNFPNQKSVYRGKVREVYNINDEILVMIATDRLSAFDVVMPKGIPYKGQILNQIATKFMQLTQDIVPNWLIATPDPNVAIGHLCDPFKVEMVIRGYLSGHAAREYSVGRRLLCGVEMPEGLKENDKFPIPIITPTTKADNGSHDEDISREAILEKGIVSEEDYLILEKYTRALYQCGTEIAASRGLILVDTKYEFGKTKDGKIVLIDEIHTPDSSRYFYAEGYQERQNNNEEQKQLSKEFVRRWLIENGFQGKEGQQIPDMTDDYIETVSERYIELYENIIGEKFVKADISNIHERIEVNVLKYLK; encoded by the coding sequence ATGAACACAATTACGACTACTAATTTCAATTTTCCCAACCAAAAATCGGTTTACCGAGGCAAAGTCAGAGAGGTTTATAACATTAACGATGAAATTCTTGTCATGATTGCTACTGACAGACTTTCTGCCTTTGACGTTGTCATGCCAAAAGGAATTCCGTATAAAGGACAAATTCTAAATCAAATTGCTACAAAGTTTATGCAATTAACGCAAGATATTGTTCCTAATTGGCTCATTGCAACTCCAGATCCTAATGTCGCAATCGGACATTTGTGTGATCCTTTTAAAGTGGAAATGGTAATAAGAGGTTATTTGTCCGGTCATGCTGCCAGAGAATATTCCGTAGGAAGACGATTACTTTGTGGAGTAGAAATGCCTGAAGGATTAAAAGAAAATGATAAATTTCCAATACCAATCATTACACCAACAACCAAAGCAGATAATGGTTCGCATGATGAAGATATTTCTCGTGAAGCCATTTTAGAAAAAGGAATTGTTTCTGAAGAAGATTATCTCATCTTAGAAAAATATACTCGTGCATTATACCAATGCGGAACGGAAATAGCTGCTTCACGAGGATTAATTTTAGTAGATACGAAATATGAATTCGGAAAAACTAAAGACGGGAAAATTGTATTGATTGATGAAATTCACACTCCTGATTCTTCTCGCTATTTTTATGCAGAAGGTTATCAAGAAAGACAAAATAATAATGAAGAACAGAAACAACTTTCTAAAGAATTCGTTCGTCGTTGGTTGATTGAAAATGGTTTTCAAGGAAAAGAAGGTCAGCAAATTCCGGATATGACTGATGACTATATTGAAACCGTTTCAGAACGATACATCGAATTGTACGAAAATATAATTGGTGAAAAGTTTGTTAAAGCTGATATTTCTAATATTCATGAAAGAATTGAAGTAAATGTCTTGAAATACCTTAAATAG
- a CDS encoding OmpA family protein: MRNSRYIIFFLLISQILLAQKPTLKKADELFANKAYVEAAKMYEKFKEKQDQKVLQNLGDCYYYNAQMKFAADNYGNLVFKYKDSVKPDYLFRYAHALRGIDDYERGDKIMSDYLKYPVDTKKFKEHLNNIVPFNYKVNQMTRSTSTGDFGISFFGEKVVFASLRSEDSPLYKWNEKPYLDLYEATVSKAGILENIKPFSEKINTKTHESNAVFTKDGKTMYFSRTNDKQVQVGEEKFASVKLFRAEFVENEWTNVTELPFSSEQFSTQHPALSVDEKKLYFSSDRPESLGSFDIFYVDILEDGGFTEPQNLGNNINTIHREQFPFVAEDGTLYFASDGLQGLGGLDIFMARVYSDEFGKPINLGETINTGMDDFAYVLKAEENLGYFASNRKGTDNLYSFIREENERRFVVEGDVRDKISKELLPGTTVTLYDMDDKLIGQLVVGADADYVFNSEPNTKYKIVAERDFYISKEETFETTDDGRVRFTIELEIESYDDAEEIIVTKDDGLVYIQLENIYFDLNKWDIKEEAARTLDVLVAIMKKYPRMEIELGAHTDSRASDAYNLRLSHDRAGAALEYLVSNGISRNRMRSKGYGERVQLIKCGDNCSEVEHSINRRCEFIILK, encoded by the coding sequence ATGAGAAACAGCAGATACATAATTTTCTTTTTGCTAATAAGTCAGATTTTATTGGCTCAAAAACCTACGCTTAAAAAGGCAGATGAACTTTTTGCCAATAAAGCGTATGTCGAAGCAGCAAAAATGTATGAAAAATTTAAGGAAAAGCAAGATCAAAAAGTGCTTCAAAATTTAGGAGATTGTTATTACTACAATGCTCAAATGAAATTTGCTGCCGACAATTATGGTAATTTGGTTTTTAAATACAAAGACAGCGTAAAACCGGATTATTTATTCCGCTATGCTCATGCTTTAAGAGGTATCGATGACTATGAACGAGGCGATAAAATTATGAGCGATTATTTGAAATATCCGGTAGATACCAAAAAATTTAAAGAGCATCTTAACAATATTGTACCTTTTAATTATAAGGTTAATCAAATGACAAGAAGCACTAGTACAGGCGATTTCGGAATTTCTTTTTTTGGAGAAAAAGTTGTTTTTGCTTCGTTAAGAAGTGAAGATAGTCCACTCTATAAATGGAACGAAAAACCTTATTTAGATTTGTATGAAGCAACAGTTTCAAAAGCTGGAATCTTAGAAAATATCAAACCTTTTTCAGAAAAAATCAATACCAAAACACATGAAAGTAACGCTGTTTTTACAAAAGATGGCAAAACAATGTATTTTAGTAGAACTAATGATAAGCAAGTTCAGGTTGGTGAAGAAAAGTTTGCTTCGGTTAAACTCTTTAGAGCTGAATTTGTTGAAAATGAATGGACAAATGTAACAGAATTACCTTTTTCCAGCGAACAATTTTCCACACAACATCCCGCTTTAAGTGTGGATGAAAAGAAGTTGTATTTTTCAAGCGATAGACCTGAATCTCTGGGTTCATTTGATATATTTTATGTTGATATTTTAGAAGATGGAGGATTTACAGAACCTCAAAATTTAGGCAATAATATTAACACCATTCACAGAGAGCAATTTCCTTTTGTGGCAGAAGATGGCACGTTGTATTTTGCTTCCGATGGATTGCAAGGTTTGGGTGGTTTAGATATTTTTATGGCACGAGTTTACAGCGATGAATTTGGAAAGCCAATCAATTTAGGCGAAACTATTAATACCGGAATGGATGATTTTGCTTATGTTTTAAAAGCCGAAGAAAACTTGGGTTATTTTGCATCCAACCGAAAAGGAACAGATAATCTTTATTCGTTTATTAGAGAAGAAAATGAACGACGATTTGTTGTAGAAGGTGATGTTCGAGATAAAATATCCAAAGAATTATTGCCTGGCACAACGGTTACTTTATATGATATGGATGATAAATTAATCGGTCAATTAGTGGTAGGTGCAGATGCAGATTATGTGTTTAATTCTGAGCCCAATACGAAGTATAAAATCGTAGCAGAAAGAGATTTTTACATATCAAAAGAAGAAACATTTGAAACCACCGATGATGGAAGAGTGCGTTTTACGATTGAATTAGAAATTGAATCGTATGATGATGCCGAAGAAATTATTGTAACCAAAGACGATGGATTAGTTTATATTCAGTTGGAAAACATTTATTTTGATTTGAATAAATGGGATATTAAAGAAGAAGCAGCTCGTACATTGGATGTTTTGGTTGCTATTATGAAAAAATATCCTCGAATGGAAATTGAATTAGGAGCTCACACCGATTCAAGAGCTTCAGATGCTTACAATTTACGCTTGTCGCACGATAGAGCAGGGGCAGCACTGGAATATTTAGTTTCAAACGGAATTAGCCGAAACCGTATGCGATCAAAAGGGTATGGCGAACGTGTGCAATTAATCAAATGTGGAGATAATTGTTCGGAAGTGGAACATTCGATTAATCGTCGTTGCGAATTTATTATTTTGAAATAA
- the dnaN gene encoding DNA polymerase III subunit beta, which produces MKFIVSSSYLLKQLQVLGSVINSSNTLPILDNFLFELDNNQLIVSASDLETTMSATLEIDSKSEGSVAVPAKLLLEILKTFPEQPLTFTVEENNTIEISSNSGKYALAYASGDEFPKAVVLDDPSSTLVPAEVLATAISKTIFAAGNDDLRPVMSGVFFQFSPEGLIFVATDAHKLVKYSRTDVKASEVADFIMPKKPLNILKGILGTSDSEVKIEYNDSNAVFSFDNYMLVCRLIDGKYPNYEAVIPKENPNKLHIDRSQFLSSVRRVAIFSNKTTHQIRLKIAGTELNISAEDIDYSNKAEERLTCDYQGDDLQIGFNSRFLTEMLTNLQSDEIQLEMSLPNRAGILTPVDGLDEGEVITMLVMPVMLNN; this is translated from the coding sequence ATGAAATTTATAGTATCGAGTTCGTATTTATTAAAGCAACTACAAGTTTTAGGTAGTGTGATTAACAGCAGCAATACACTACCAATTTTAGATAATTTCTTATTCGAATTAGACAATAATCAGTTGATTGTTTCTGCTTCTGATTTAGAAACAACCATGTCTGCCACTCTTGAAATAGACAGCAAAAGCGAAGGAAGTGTAGCCGTTCCTGCTAAATTATTATTAGAAATTCTAAAAACATTCCCGGAACAGCCTTTAACATTTACTGTTGAAGAAAACAATACTATTGAAATTAGTTCAAATTCAGGAAAATATGCCTTGGCTTATGCTTCGGGTGACGAATTTCCAAAAGCAGTTGTGTTAGATGATCCATCTTCTACTTTAGTGCCTGCAGAAGTTTTAGCAACAGCTATTAGCAAAACCATTTTTGCTGCCGGAAACGACGATTTACGTCCGGTAATGTCGGGAGTATTCTTCCAATTTTCTCCGGAAGGATTAATTTTTGTAGCAACCGATGCTCATAAATTAGTAAAATATTCTCGCACAGACGTGAAAGCTTCTGAAGTGGCCGATTTTATTATGCCTAAAAAACCATTAAATATCTTAAAAGGTATTTTGGGAACTTCAGACAGCGAAGTAAAAATTGAGTACAACGACAGTAATGCCGTTTTCTCATTTGATAATTACATGTTAGTTTGTCGTTTAATTGATGGAAAATATCCAAACTACGAAGCGGTAATTCCAAAGGAAAACCCAAATAAATTACATATCGATAGAAGTCAGTTTTTGAGTTCAGTACGTCGTGTGGCTATTTTTTCTAACAAAACTACACACCAGATTCGTTTAAAAATTGCCGGAACCGAATTAAATATTTCTGCAGAAGATATAGACTACTCAAACAAAGCAGAAGAAAGATTGACGTGTGATTATCAAGGTGATGATTTGCAAATTGGTTTTAACTCTCGTTTTTTAACAGAGATGTTAACCAACCTTCAATCGGATGAAATTCAATTAGAAATGTCATTACCAAACCGTGCAGGAATTCTAACTCCGGTTGACGGATTAGACGAAGGCGAAGTAATTACAATGTTAGTAATGCCGGTTATGTTGAATAACTAA
- a CDS encoding putative quinol monooxygenase, with product MFVRIVKMSFHEENIPKFLENFELMKEKIRNAEGNRLLELYQDKQNPEIFFTYSYWETEADLENYRNSELFYDVWQFTKKLFNDKPEAWSVDKMVSLT from the coding sequence ATGTTTGTTCGAATCGTAAAAATGAGTTTTCACGAAGAAAATATTCCGAAATTTTTGGAAAATTTTGAATTAATGAAAGAAAAAATACGAAATGCCGAAGGAAACCGTTTGTTAGAATTGTATCAGGATAAACAAAACCCTGAAATTTTTTTTACCTATAGTTATTGGGAAACCGAAGCCGATTTAGAAAACTATCGCAATTCTGAACTATTTTATGATGTTTGGCAGTTTACCAAAAAATTATTTAATGATAAACCGGAAGCTTGGAGTGTGGATAAAATGGTTTCGCTTACTTAA
- a CDS encoding ankyrin repeat domain-containing protein, which yields MKKSIVYLGIALLGFGTLANAANNGNITSSKTEVSVYAKYYATPLCVAISKGEVEVVKKFIEYGADINETTNGLTPLMYAARYNQVEIIKLLLEKGANIKSKDERGFTALNHAENSKATEAIELLKNHSKK from the coding sequence ATGAAAAAATCAATTGTTTACTTAGGAATTGCCCTTTTGGGTTTTGGTACATTAGCTAATGCAGCTAACAATGGAAACATAACTTCTTCAAAAACAGAAGTTAGTGTTTATGCAAAATATTATGCTACTCCACTTTGTGTAGCAATCAGCAAAGGGGAAGTTGAAGTGGTTAAAAAATTCATCGAATACGGTGCCGATATTAACGAAACTACAAACGGATTAACTCCGTTAATGTATGCTGCCCGTTACAATCAAGTTGAAATTATCAAATTGCTTTTAGAAAAAGGAGCAAATATAAAAAGTAAAGATGAAAGAGGTTTTACAGCATTGAATCATGCTGAAAATTCAAAAGCAACAGAAGCGATTGAACTTTTAAAAAATCATTCAAAAAAATAA
- a CDS encoding PorP/SprF family type IX secretion system membrane protein, translating to MKKLIKYKIQLFLLLMSMMATAQQDPQYTQYMYNMSVLNPAYATDNPDVINFGALYRAQWVGSVGGPTTGSFFAHSPIAKKIEMGLSIIHDQIGDVVNETNVFVDFAYVLKLNETNKLSFGIKGGATFFNTSFDGFVYSDDLPDPAFANNLSRTFPNVGVGAFYFGENYYLGLSSPNLLRTKHLEREDGIIATGVEEIHYFLTGGYVFNLNDNLKFKPAFMTKAATGAPMSLDITTNFLINNVFEIGAGYRWDDSVSGLVNFKISPSLRIGYAYDYTLSNLGNFNSGSHEIMILFDLNKKGSSNGYDKSPRFF from the coding sequence ATGAAAAAACTTATCAAATATAAAATTCAATTATTCCTACTTCTGATGTCAATGATGGCAACGGCTCAGCAGGATCCACAATACACACAATATATGTACAATATGAGTGTGCTCAATCCTGCTTATGCAACCGATAATCCGGATGTAATTAATTTTGGAGCTCTTTATCGTGCACAGTGGGTTGGATCGGTAGGCGGACCAACAACCGGTTCATTTTTTGCTCATTCGCCTATTGCTAAAAAAATTGAAATGGGACTTTCTATTATCCACGATCAAATTGGTGATGTGGTGAATGAAACCAATGTTTTTGTTGATTTTGCTTATGTTTTAAAATTAAATGAAACCAACAAACTTTCCTTTGGAATAAAAGGAGGAGCCACTTTTTTTAATACAAGTTTTGACGGATTTGTTTATTCAGATGATCTTCCCGATCCGGCTTTTGCCAATAATTTAAGCAGAACTTTTCCCAATGTTGGAGTAGGGGCTTTTTACTTTGGTGAGAATTATTATTTAGGTTTATCCAGTCCGAATTTATTGCGAACTAAACATTTAGAAAGAGAAGATGGAATTATAGCAACCGGTGTTGAAGAAATCCATTACTTTTTAACGGGAGGTTATGTATTTAATTTGAATGATAATTTGAAATTCAAACCCGCTTTTATGACCAAAGCAGCAACCGGAGCCCCAATGTCTTTAGATATTACAACAAATTTTTTGATTAATAATGTGTTTGAAATTGGTGCAGGATATAGATGGGATGATTCTGTGAGTGGATTAGTGAATTTTAAAATTTCTCCGTCACTCAGAATTGGTTATGCTTATGATTATACGCTTTCTAATTTGGGGAATTTCAATTCCGGAAGTCATGAAATTATGATTCTATTTGATTTGAACAAGAAAGGAAGTAGCAATGGTTATGATAAATCCCCACGTTTTTTCTAA
- the gldG gene encoding gliding motility-associated ABC transporter substrate-binding protein GldG — protein sequence MNTQTKKNILPFLLLLAVIIVINIVGNFYFKRFDLTQDKRYTLSESTIKLIENIEEPVFIDVFLDGNFPPEFKRLQNETRQILEEFRSHNSNLIFQFTNPLEDESQAQQYVEELVRLGFIPTNINSNKKGKKELIQIFPWAIANQNEKSVRVPLLINNFGNSPSENINSSVQLLEFAFADAITKITTEKKKRIAVLKGNGQLADKYQADYLLNLREYYQLGEFNLDSLQDNPQKILENLNRFDAALIVKPTEAFSDNEKYILDQFVMKGGKTMWLIDKVVADIDSLQNENSSTLAFPRELNLDDLFFKYGVRINYQLVQDLLSTPITAQSAQGDVPIDWLYSPIIKSDNNHTINKNINLIKLEFANTLDTLKNGIKKTVLLKSSPQSKAVGAPLEMNLYEFMEELDEQSYNKGNQNIGVLLEGKFTSGFKNRVKPFSLNTNLEDGKENKMIVIADGDIVNYNYVNKKPLNGGIDQWTQQVYGNKEFLLNAMNYLLDDSGLINIRNKEVKLAFLDKEKVAKEYTYIQLLTVGMPIVLLFLFAVLFAYLRKRKYAR from the coding sequence ATGAACACGCAAACTAAAAAAAATATACTCCCATTTTTACTGCTTTTGGCAGTAATTATTGTCATTAATATAGTTGGAAATTTCTATTTCAAACGATTTGATTTAACCCAAGATAAACGCTATACTTTATCAGAAAGCACCATCAAACTAATCGAAAACATTGAAGAACCTGTTTTTATTGATGTTTTTTTAGATGGGAATTTTCCTCCGGAATTCAAACGTCTTCAAAACGAAACCAGACAAATTTTAGAAGAATTTCGCAGTCATAATTCCAATCTAATTTTTCAATTCACAAATCCGTTGGAAGACGAAAGTCAAGCTCAGCAATATGTTGAAGAGTTAGTTAGACTAGGTTTTATTCCCACCAACATCAACAGCAACAAAAAAGGTAAAAAAGAATTAATTCAAATTTTTCCTTGGGCGATTGCCAATCAGAATGAAAAATCGGTTCGCGTACCACTTTTGATTAATAATTTCGGAAATTCTCCTTCGGAAAACATCAACAGTTCTGTGCAATTATTAGAATTTGCTTTTGCCGATGCGATTACCAAAATCACCACCGAAAAGAAAAAACGAATTGCGGTTTTAAAAGGAAACGGACAATTGGCCGACAAATACCAAGCTGATTATTTATTGAATTTGAGAGAATATTATCAATTAGGTGAATTTAATTTGGATTCGTTGCAAGATAATCCACAAAAAATCCTGGAAAACCTGAATCGTTTTGATGCTGCTCTTATTGTTAAACCGACTGAAGCCTTTTCGGATAACGAAAAATACATTTTAGATCAATTTGTGATGAAAGGTGGAAAAACAATGTGGTTGATTGATAAAGTTGTAGCTGATATCGATTCGCTTCAAAACGAAAACAGTTCAACTTTAGCTTTTCCAAGAGAATTAAATTTAGATGATTTATTTTTTAAATACGGAGTCAGAATCAATTATCAATTGGTGCAGGATTTACTTTCAACACCCATCACCGCTCAGTCGGCTCAAGGTGATGTTCCAATTGATTGGTTATATTCGCCAATTATTAAATCAGATAACAACCATACTATCAACAAAAATATCAATCTTATTAAGTTAGAATTTGCCAATACGCTTGATACGTTAAAAAATGGCATTAAAAAAACTGTTTTACTTAAAAGTTCTCCTCAATCCAAAGCAGTTGGTGCTCCTTTAGAAATGAATTTATATGAATTTATGGAGGAATTAGATGAGCAATCGTATAACAAAGGCAACCAAAATATTGGTGTTCTTTTAGAAGGAAAATTTACTTCCGGTTTTAAAAACAGAGTCAAACCTTTTTCTTTAAATACCAATTTAGAAGATGGAAAGGAAAATAAAATGATTGTGATTGCCGATGGTGATATTGTTAACTATAACTACGTTAACAAAAAACCTTTAAACGGCGGCATCGATCAATGGACGCAACAAGTTTATGGCAACAAAGAATTTTTGTTGAATGCCATGAATTATCTGTTGGATGACAGCGGACTTATTAACATTAGAAATAAAGAAGTAAAATTAGCTTTTTTGGATAAAGAAAAAGTAGCCAAAGAATACACCTATATTCAACTGTTAACTGTTGGAATGCCAATAGTGTTGTTGTTTCTTTTTGCAGTTTTGTTCGCTTATTTGCGAAAAAGAAAATATGCCCGATAG
- a CDS encoding pentapeptide repeat-containing protein, giving the protein MATDYNFEQIFTDVAFENLSIRYKEFEQCTFRNCDFTQCDFAGVMFVECTFYDCNFKETKINYVSLRDVQFIGCDFTSVNFAMTDQVIYNFNFTNCLLDYAQFYALKLKKMQFINCSMISVDFMNSDLTEALFDNCNLRRAVFIDTNLQKADFYSSYDFVIDPEKNKMKRAIFSTEGLKGLLSKYDLVIK; this is encoded by the coding sequence ATGGCTACAGATTATAATTTTGAGCAGATATTTACTGATGTAGCATTTGAAAATTTATCCATCAGATACAAAGAATTTGAACAATGTACGTTTAGAAATTGCGATTTTACACAATGTGATTTTGCCGGAGTCATGTTTGTAGAATGCACTTTTTATGATTGTAATTTTAAAGAAACTAAAATCAATTATGTTTCATTGAGAGATGTTCAATTTATTGGATGTGATTTTACATCGGTGAATTTTGCGATGACTGATCAAGTGATTTACAATTTTAATTTTACAAATTGCCTATTGGATTATGCTCAGTTTTATGCTTTAAAACTAAAAAAAATGCAGTTTATCAATTGCAGTATGATTTCGGTTGATTTTATGAATAGCGATTTAACCGAAGCTTTATTTGACAATTGCAATTTAAGAAGAGCTGTTTTTATTGATACAAACCTTCAAAAAGCCGACTTTTATTCGAGCTATGATTTTGTCATCGATCCGGAAAAAAATAAAATGAAAAGAGCAATCTTTTCTACCGAAGGCTTAAAAGGATTGCTCTCAAAATATGATTTGGTAATCAAATAA
- a CDS encoding PhoH family protein has protein sequence MNERIIELHDIAPKEFWGAQDTHLETIKKYYPKLKIVARGTTLKAYGEKEVLDEFENRFNRLMLHFTRYNNIDANVIDRVIQSNSQEEQRMPDHDKILVHGIGGKLIKAMTPNQQKMVELINKNDMVFAVGPAGTGKTYTGVALAVKALKEKQVKRIILTRPAVEAGENLGFLPGDMKEKLDPYMQPLYDALRDMLPPQTLEDYILKGIIQIAPLAFMRGRTLDNAFVILDEAQNTTHSQMKMFLTRMGKNAKFIITGDPGQVDLPRRTISGLKEAILILKDVEGIGILYLDDKDIVRHRLVKKVIDAYKSIENLD, from the coding sequence TTGAACGAAAGAATTATTGAACTACACGACATCGCCCCAAAAGAGTTTTGGGGAGCTCAAGATACCCATCTTGAAACCATCAAAAAATACTATCCAAAGCTAAAAATTGTAGCCCGAGGAACCACCTTGAAGGCTTACGGCGAGAAGGAAGTGTTAGATGAATTTGAAAATCGCTTCAACCGATTGATGCTTCATTTTACCCGTTACAATAATATTGATGCTAATGTTATTGATCGAGTGATTCAGAGTAATTCGCAGGAAGAACAGCGAATGCCGGATCATGATAAAATTTTGGTTCATGGTATTGGCGGGAAACTCATTAAAGCCATGACGCCTAATCAGCAAAAAATGGTGGAGTTGATTAATAAAAATGATATGGTTTTTGCAGTTGGTCCGGCCGGAACTGGAAAAACATATACCGGTGTGGCTTTGGCTGTAAAAGCATTAAAAGAAAAACAAGTAAAACGAATTATTTTAACCCGTCCCGCGGTAGAAGCTGGTGAAAACTTAGGCTTTCTTCCGGGTGATATGAAGGAAAAGCTAGATCCGTATATGCAACCTTTATATGATGCATTGCGAGATATGTTGCCTCCACAGACGTTGGAAGATTATATTTTAAAAGGAATTATTCAAATTGCACCTCTGGCTTTCATGCGTGGAAGAACATTAGACAATGCATTTGTGATATTAGATGAAGCTCAAAATACTACCCATTCGCAAATGAAAATGTTTTTAACCAGAATGGGAAAAAATGCTAAATTCATCATTACCGGAGATCCTGGACAAGTTGATTTACCTCGCAGAACTATTTCCGGACTAAAAGAAGCGATTCTGATTTTGAAAGATGTGGAAGGAATTGGTATTTTATACTTAGATGACAAAGATATCGTTCGTCATAGATTAGTTAAAAAAGTGATTGACGCTTATAAAAGTATTGAGAATTTGGATTAA